The genomic region CCCGCCAGCGCCGATGGTACTGCATTTATGTGGGAGAGTAGGTCGTCGCCATCTTTAACAAACCCTGTGTTCGACAGAGCACAGGGTTTTTTTATGCCCACTAGTCAACGGGGCTATTGGGATTTCATTATCTTCGGTGCCAGGACTGATCCACACCAAATGACAACTCTCAAGCGCGAACACTTTTTCTATTACGGTCTTCTGTTATTTGCAGCTGCGTTACCTTTTTCAGTTGCTCTCATCTCGCTATCAGCAATACTTCTGTTGTTATTCTCTTTTATCAGCTTCAAGCGCGATCGTTTGAAAGCGAGTTATCCAGAACGAAAATATCTCCTATTTTTTGTGGCTATCTATCTGCTGCATGTCTTGGGAATGGTTTTCTGTAAGGATTTTGCGTCAGGCTTGTATGATTTAAATAAAGCTTTACCCTTTCTAACAATCCCTCTTGCTTTCCTTTTGGCTCCGGTGGTTTCAACCAAACAGTTCCGAAATGTCTTGAGTGTGTTCTTTTGGGCGGTAGTCTTTTCAGCCTTTATTACGCTCGTAAAATTTTATTTAGCAACCGATCAATTGCTGTTGGATGCACAGTTTACCGGCTATATCCATCATATTCGTTTTAGTCTCATGATTGTTTTGGCATTGGCAATTCAAGTTTACTTGATGCCGTCGAGTATAACTAGATTGAAAAGGTGGTCGTTCGTTGTGGTTGCTGCGATGGTATTTCTTGTCTATTTCTTGTTTTGGCAGCAATCGTTAACAGGACTTGTTACCTTTTGGGCGCTTCTTTGTTTCTCTCTTATTATTTTCTTTTACAAGAAAGCTAGCACGAAATACCGTATTGCAGGAACGCTTGTTTTGTTCTTGTTAGTCCTTCTGCCCGCCGGTTATGTTTACCGGGTAGTTAGCGACTTTTATAATGTCGATGAAATCAAAAGAAACGAATTGCCAGTGAAGACTCCTCAGGGAAACAGCTATATTCACGATTTTAATAACCCGTTCACCGAAAACGGCCATTGGGTTGGATTGTATGTTTGTGAACCTGAATTGCGGGATTCGTGGAATAAACGCTCGGATTTGGACTACGATAAAACCGATGCAAACGGATACCGGGTGAAAGATACCTTGACTCGATACCTAACTTCGCGAAATTTGAAGAAAGATGCAGATGGCGTGGCACAGTTGTCTGATGAAGAAATCAAACTGATTGAAGAAGGTACAAGTAACTATTTGCTGGCTACCCGGAAGGCTTCTCTTTACCCGCGCCTCTACGTGAGTGTTTGGGAGGTGGATCAGTATATGAAAACAGGGAATGCCAATAATAAGTCAATAGCACAGCGGATTGAATATTTTCAGGCTGCTTGGACGATTTGGCAAAAACACTTTTGGTTTGGCGTCGGGACAGGTAATTGGAAAGTAGCCTATAAGAACACTTACCAGCAGATGGGGTCGGATATGGATGAATCTCAGTATGCCGATGCTCACAATCAATATCTGGCATGGTTGGTTCGCTTTGGTTTTATCGGCACTGTCATCATTCTGTTTTTATTTTTCTGGCCGGTATTGCGCGTTCAGCTTAGTCAATTTCCGTTATTCGGTGCGTTTATATTCATTCTTGTTGTCAGCAACATGGGTGATTCGAATTTGGACACACACGTTGGCGGCTATTTCTTCCTGTTATTCTATTGTCTTTTCCTGACCCATCGCGAATACCTAAAGCCAGGTGCTCTTCGGAGAAAGTCAAACTAAAGGATAGGTTTTGATACTGACTTTTATCGTCCGTTTTATTGCGCCATTTTTTGTTACTTTGAAGGACGAATTTGTTAATTATGATCCAATCAGTAACCCTGGTCGGAGCCGGAAACCTGGCAACACGGTTAGGTTCGGCTCTGAAACAAGCAGGAATAGAAATACTTCAGGTATACAGCCGCACCGAAGAGTCGGCAAAAACATTAGCACAGATCCTTGGAACAGGCTATACGGCCAACGTAGATGATATTACGCTAAGCGCAGACCTTACTATTTTTGCGTTGAAAGATGATATTCTCGAAAACTTGTTATCTCGACTGGATTTGCAAGGGAAATTAATTGCCCATACGGCGGGTAGTTTGCCCATGTCGGTCTTAGCAGGTCATTCAGAAAAGCATGGTGTTTTTTACCCGTTGCAGACGTTTTCGAAACAGCGAGAGGTCGACTTCAAAGAAATTCCCATTTGCATTGAAGGTGCAAATGCCGAAATTGAAGATGAACTTTCTGAATTAGCTGCAAAACTATCGGGCAAGGTTGAGCGAATAACTTCCGACCAACGGCAGAGTTTGCATTTGGCGGCTGTTTTTGTCTGTAATTTTGTCAATCACTTTTACTACCTGGGGCACGAGGTGGTACAAAAATACGGTGTCGATTTTGAATTGCTGAAACCGTTGATTCAGGAAACTGCAGGGAAAGTGATGGAAATTGACCCCTTCGAAGCGCAAACTGGCCCGGCCAAACGTTTTGATGAAACTATTATTAATAAGCATTTAAAATTTTTGAGCGATCAACCCGAATTGAAGGAAATCTATAGTTTTGTTTCGCGAAGCATTTTCGATGCGCACAAATCCGAATAACATGACTTTTGTAAAAGATAAACTGAAAAATATTAAAGCATTGGTTTTCGATATCGACGGCGTTTTGTCGTTGGATACCTCGCCGTTGAATGAAGAAGGAGATCCGATGCGTACGGCCAATGTGAAGGACGGCTATGCTTTGCGTAACGCCATGAATATGGGCTACCATGTTGCCATTATTACCGGTGGTGCGGTAGAACGGGTGCGTCTGCGTTACGAAAAATTGGGCGTTCCCCACATTTACATGGGCGTTCGCGATAAAGTTCAGCCGCTGAACGACTTTATGGAGAAAGTTGGTGTTACCGCTGACCAGGTGCTCTACATGGGCGACGATTTGATCGATTATAAAATTATGTCGCTGGTTGGATTTCCCTGCTGCCCGAGCGACGCCGTGCACGAAATCAAGGAAATTTCTTTGTATATTTCAGCTATCAAAGGGGGAGAAGGGTGTGGCCGCGATGTGATCGAACAAGTGATGCGCGCGCAGGACACCTGGATTAATGATAAATCATACTATTGGAGATCGACATAATGGTACTCAAAAATCTCGAAAAATATAACTTGATATTAGCTTCTGCTTCGCCACGCCGGCAGCAGTTAATGAAAGATCTTGGGCTTACGTTTGAAGTAAAGCCAGCCGATGTTGA from Mangrovibacterium diazotrophicum harbors:
- a CDS encoding O-antigen ligase family protein gives rise to the protein MKTGNANNKSIAQRIEYFQAAWTIWQKHFWFGVGTGNWKVAYKNTYQQMGSDMDESQYADAHNQYLAWLVRFGFIGTVIILFLFFWPVLRVQLSQFPLFGAFIFILVVSNMGDSNLDTHVGGYFFLLFYCLFLTHREYLKPGALRRKSN
- a CDS encoding Rossmann-like and DUF2520 domain-containing protein, with product MIQSVTLVGAGNLATRLGSALKQAGIEILQVYSRTEESAKTLAQILGTGYTANVDDITLSADLTIFALKDDILENLLSRLDLQGKLIAHTAGSLPMSVLAGHSEKHGVFYPLQTFSKQREVDFKEIPICIEGANAEIEDELSELAAKLSGKVERITSDQRQSLHLAAVFVCNFVNHFYYLGHEVVQKYGVDFELLKPLIQETAGKVMEIDPFEAQTGPAKRFDETIINKHLKFLSDQPELKEIYSFVSRSIFDAHKSE
- a CDS encoding KdsC family phosphatase, coding for MTFVKDKLKNIKALVFDIDGVLSLDTSPLNEEGDPMRTANVKDGYALRNAMNMGYHVAIITGGAVERVRLRYEKLGVPHIYMGVRDKVQPLNDFMEKVGVTADQVLYMGDDLIDYKIMSLVGFPCCPSDAVHEIKEISLYISAIKGGEGCGRDVIEQVMRAQDTWINDKSYYWRST